One part of the Hydra vulgaris chromosome 01, alternate assembly HydraT2T_AEP genome encodes these proteins:
- the LOC136075159 gene encoding uncharacterized protein LOC136075159 translates to MPELSTCCIGKALNEQCYLSNKSKRYQELSKLNQELISLRSKINPIDFICSYHEKVYLLRYENEHRRYCCNPLNKHAKNVKNSLRVISLSYAKDFGLIPGQKICTSCRKVLNCKHNTKENELQEKEIYVDNHTLKEDLNSSIASFGCSPLKLVSKKDRVAYGKRKIDSVRAHTQKAVANVLGLEIAALCGIESPSKKCLKKTNTDLDNIMTQIKSKFEKTLSNSEKITLLTLTPDSWSIEKTQKFFFTSKRSVVQARKLSKKSGILSKPSPKSGRKLSEDVITEVVHFYECDEYSRVCPGKKEFVSVKVDSKKQHIQKRLLLVNMKELHIEF, encoded by the exons atgcCTGAGCTTTCTACTTGCTGTATTGGTAAAGCATTAAATGAACAGTGCTATCTatctaataaaagtaaacgCTACCAAGAACTGTCTAAACTAAACCAAGAGCTTATTTCTTTGAGAAGCAAAATAAATCccatagattttatttgtagcTATCACGAGAAAGTTTACTTGTTGAGGTATGAGAATGAACATCGCAGGTATTGTTGTAATCCGTTGAACAAGCACGCAAAAAATGTGAAAA ATTCTCTTAGAGTTATCAGTCTTTCATATGCCAAAGATTTTGGTTTAATACCTGGTCAAAAAATTTGCACTAGTTGCAGAAAAGTTTTGAATTGCAAAcataatacaaaagaaaatgaactccaagaaaaagaaatttatgttgACAACCATACATTAAAAGAAGATCTTAATTCAAGTATTGCAAGTTTTGGATGCTCACCTCTAaaacttgtttcaaaaaaagatagaGTTGCATACGGAAAGCGTAAAATTGATAGCGTAAGAGCTCATACACAAAAGGCTGTTGCCAATGTGCTAGGTTTAGAAATAGCTGCACTTTGTGGAATTGAATCACcctcaaaaaaatgtttgaaaaaaacaaacacagaTTTAGACAATATTATGActcaaattaagtcaaaatttgaaaaaacattgtcaaattctgaaaaaatcACACTTCTTACACTCACTCCAGACAGTTGGTCAATAGAGAAAActcagaagtttttttttacttcaaaaagaTCTGTAGTACAAGCCagaaaattaagtaaaaaaagtggaATACTATCAAAACCTTCTCCAAAATCGGGTAGAAAACTAAGCGAAGATGTAATTACAGAGGTTGTTCATTTCTACGAATGCGATGAATATTCAAGGGTTTGTCCAGgaaaaaaagagtttgtttCAGTTAAAGTAGATAGTAAAAAGCAACATATCCAAAAGCGCCTTCTACTAGTCAATATGAAAGAGCTACATattgagttttaa